Proteins encoded within one genomic window of Aquarana catesbeiana isolate 2022-GZ linkage group LG03, ASM4218655v1, whole genome shotgun sequence:
- the LOC141133039 gene encoding interleukin-1 beta-like translates to MAVVPEINDLPMDSYSEEEFYAECSSEMKVDTNHFGWKGCISSQSSCRSSITREIRKPRKPIPSLKKAINLVVIIGRVSGKNHFECLFDDQDLLNHILVEEDISFRNLEETSAATPKFRYSNTTVHLIRDSRQKCLALQEHQGNAHLVALFLQENNRASEAKINMGAYMSSPFNGQTRPVTLSIVGRNLYLCCGAEEGDQDTPVLSLTEVENIQEKKNDDLHPFLFYKRINGNSSNTFESVAFPGWYICTSQAENQFVQIKPQSDQGHIRDFLLY, encoded by the exons ATGGCAGTAGTTCCTGAAATAAATGACCTCCCAATGGACAGCTACAG tGAAGAAGAATTTTATGCTGAATGCTCCTCTGAAATGAAG GTTGATACTAACCACTTTGGATGGAAAGGTTGCATTTCCTCTCAGTCAAGCTGCAGATCTAGTATAACTCGGGAGATTAGAAAGCCAAGAAAACCTATACCATCCTTAAAGAAAGCAATCAACTTAGTAGTAATTATTGGAAGGGTGTCAGGAAAGAATCATTTCGAGTGCCTGTTCGATGATCAGGATCTGCTGAATCACATCTTAGTGGAGG aaGACATTTCCTTCCGTAACTTGGAGGAGACAAGTGCAGCTACACCGAAATTCCGCTACAGTAACACAACGGTACATTTAATTCGGGACAGCAGGCAGAAGTGTCTCGCACTGCAGGAACACCAGGGAAATGCCCACCTTGTGGCTCTGTTTTTACAAGAGAACAACCGTGCCAGTGAAG CAAAGATAAACATGGGCGCCTACATGTCTTCACCTTTCAATGGACAGACAAGGCCAGTTACATTGAGTATTGTAGGTCGCAACCTCTATTTATGTTGCGGAGCTGAAGAGGGAGACCAAGATACTCCAGTGTTATCACTAACG GAGGTTGAAAACATCCAGGAAAAGAAAAATGATGACTTGCACCCCTTCCTGTTTTACAAGAGAATAAATGGCAATTCCAGCAATACATTTGAATCAGTTGCTTTCCCTGGATGGTATATTTGTACCTCCCAGGCTGAAAACCAATTTGTGCAAATTAAGCCACAAAGTGATCAAGGGCACATAAGGGATTTCCTGCTTTATTGA